In Candidatus Baltobacteraceae bacterium, a genomic segment contains:
- a CDS encoding MauE/DoxX family redox-associated membrane protein: MPLAVLLVRLLLGLLLIGAGALKVAHPADLASAIAGFRLLPPEVVAPMAVILPYFEMLLGLYLTLGLFTRLAGIVAAAQFVLYAGAIASAVLRGIPANCGCFGPGDVAVADWPHVAFDLALAAVAAFIAVGAPGTLALDRRLRSR; this comes from the coding sequence ATGCCTCTCGCCGTCCTGCTCGTCCGCCTGCTGCTGGGATTGCTCCTCATCGGCGCCGGAGCGCTCAAGGTCGCGCACCCGGCCGACCTTGCCTCGGCGATCGCCGGTTTTCGCCTGCTGCCGCCCGAGGTCGTCGCGCCGATGGCCGTGATTCTGCCATATTTCGAAATGTTGCTCGGACTCTATCTGACCCTCGGCCTCTTCACCCGCCTCGCGGGCATCGTTGCCGCCGCGCAGTTCGTGCTCTACGCGGGCGCGATCGCCTCGGCAGTGCTACGCGGGATCCCGGCGAACTGCGGGTGCTTCGGACCCGGCGACGTCGCAGTCGCCGACTGGCCGCACGTCGCCTTTGACCTCGCCCTCGCCGCCGTGGCCGCGTTCATCGCTGTCGGCGCCCCGGGTACTCTTGCGCTCGATCGGAGATTGCGTTCTCGATGA
- a CDS encoding divalent metal cation transporter, translating to MATLETPAAAGASPHRSVWGLILRFLAVTGPGLIVAFADTEAGSVTTAAASGAQFGYKLILLQLLLIVPLFVVQEMTVRLGITTGKGHARLIREHYGLGWAWVSLGTMLITNVAALVTEFAGIAGAALIFGLPAAPLVILAALALVVVIFTASYKRAEVFAFALCSIELLFIPAAFAAHPPVHAIVMQGIFGSQPLHDYGYLMLIASNIGAVIMPWMIFYQQSATVDKGLKLPDLNFARFDTALGAVLTQGIMCAIIITTAATLFVHHIQVSDAAHAALAFQPLVGRFAGVTFGVGLIGASMLGAFVVSLATSWAFGEAFGWRCSLNDGLRAKRFTALYVACVAVAAAVVLIPNLPLIAITLYVEAFNGFVLPIVLGFLLVLVNDKRVIGDRRNTVLGNAITFSLSAVIVVLGVWMMIQTILHPGG from the coding sequence ATGGCCACCCTGGAAACGCCGGCCGCTGCCGGCGCCTCGCCGCATCGCTCCGTCTGGGGGCTGATCCTGCGTTTTCTGGCGGTGACCGGGCCGGGATTGATCGTGGCGTTCGCCGACACCGAGGCGGGCAGTGTCACCACCGCCGCCGCATCCGGGGCGCAGTTCGGCTACAAGCTCATCCTCTTGCAATTGCTCTTGATCGTGCCGCTTTTCGTCGTGCAAGAGATGACGGTACGTCTGGGAATCACGACCGGCAAAGGTCACGCTCGCTTGATCCGCGAGCACTACGGCCTCGGGTGGGCGTGGGTGTCGCTCGGTACGATGCTGATCACCAACGTCGCGGCGCTCGTCACCGAGTTTGCCGGCATCGCGGGCGCGGCGCTGATCTTCGGACTGCCGGCGGCACCGCTCGTGATCCTCGCGGCACTCGCATTGGTCGTGGTCATCTTCACCGCGTCCTACAAACGCGCCGAGGTGTTCGCGTTCGCGCTCTGCTCGATCGAGTTGCTCTTCATTCCGGCTGCGTTCGCGGCGCATCCGCCGGTCCACGCGATCGTGATGCAAGGCATCTTCGGTTCGCAACCGCTGCACGACTACGGCTACCTGATGCTGATCGCCTCGAATATCGGTGCGGTGATCATGCCGTGGATGATCTTCTATCAACAGAGCGCGACGGTCGACAAGGGCTTGAAACTGCCTGATCTGAACTTCGCGCGGTTCGATACTGCGCTCGGCGCGGTGCTCACGCAAGGCATCATGTGCGCGATCATCATCACGACCGCCGCGACGCTCTTCGTCCACCACATCCAGGTCAGCGACGCAGCGCATGCGGCGCTCGCGTTCCAGCCGCTGGTCGGACGGTTTGCTGGCGTAACCTTCGGCGTCGGATTGATCGGCGCATCGATGCTCGGTGCGTTCGTCGTTTCGCTGGCTACCTCGTGGGCGTTCGGCGAAGCTTTTGGCTGGCGCTGCTCGCTCAACGACGGCCTGCGCGCCAAGCGTTTCACCGCGCTCTACGTCGCGTGTGTCGCGGTCGCGGCCGCCGTCGTCTTGATTCCGAATTTGCCGCTCATCGCGATCACGCTCTATGTCGAGGCGTTCAACGGCTTCGTGCTCCCGATCGTGCTCGGCTTCTTGCTGGTACTGGTCAACGACAAGCGCGTGATCGGC
- a CDS encoding transcriptional repressor, translating into MIQNSRKTKQRDAVHAVLEHADHPLSVAELFEAASKHIDGLGVATVYRAVSALLSEGWIEAVEIPGEPVRYERSDKGHHHHFQCEKCDRVFDLSGCVENLRTLVPPKFRVSSHAVTLFGTCATCAR; encoded by the coding sequence GTGATTCAGAACAGCCGAAAAACGAAACAGCGTGACGCCGTCCACGCCGTCCTCGAACACGCCGACCATCCGCTGAGCGTAGCCGAGCTGTTCGAGGCCGCCTCAAAACACATCGACGGCCTGGGGGTAGCAACCGTCTATCGAGCCGTCAGTGCGCTCTTGAGCGAGGGCTGGATCGAAGCCGTCGAGATCCCCGGTGAGCCGGTTCGCTACGAACGCTCTGACAAAGGCCACCACCATCACTTTCAGTGCGAGAAGTGCGACCGCGTCTTCGATCTGTCCGGGTGCGTCGAAAATCTACGAACCCTCGTACCGCCGAAGTTCCGCGTGAGCAGTCATGCGGTGACGCTTTTCGGCACCTGCGCGACCTGCGCGCGCTAG
- a CDS encoding metal ABC transporter permease, producing MLSQAYMQNAFLASGAIAVLTGVVGIFVVLRANSFAAHALAQISFAGAAGAVLLRLEPLWGLIAFALAGAAGLGVLSVGGARRDAATALVMTAALGTGALFLVLNNTYATSVFSLLFGSIVGISRSAVAGTAVLALITLAMLGALFRPMLFATVNLEGARARGVPLTRLNSAFLVCLALAAAATIPIVGSLLVFALLVAPPAAATLLAKNPLQAVVLAVVLNLTCSWGGIVIAYYTTLPVGFIISVLAASTYLAARVYNERVRA from the coding sequence GTGTTGAGCCAAGCGTACATGCAAAACGCGTTCCTCGCGAGCGGTGCTATTGCCGTGCTCACCGGAGTCGTCGGCATTTTCGTCGTGCTGCGCGCCAACAGTTTTGCGGCGCACGCGCTCGCTCAGATCAGTTTCGCCGGCGCCGCCGGCGCCGTTCTGCTGAGACTGGAACCGCTGTGGGGACTGATTGCATTTGCGCTCGCGGGTGCAGCGGGGCTCGGCGTGTTGAGCGTCGGTGGAGCGCGCCGCGACGCAGCAACGGCGCTGGTGATGACGGCCGCGCTCGGAACCGGCGCGCTCTTCCTGGTCTTGAACAACACCTACGCGACCTCGGTTTTTTCGCTCCTCTTCGGGTCGATCGTCGGCATCAGCCGTTCGGCCGTCGCCGGTACGGCCGTGCTCGCGCTGATAACGCTCGCTATGCTGGGCGCGCTGTTTCGTCCGATGCTCTTTGCCACGGTCAATCTCGAAGGAGCGCGGGCGCGCGGCGTCCCGCTGACGCGGCTGAACTCGGCGTTCTTAGTGTGCTTGGCCTTGGCCGCGGCCGCGACGATTCCAATCGTCGGCAGCCTGCTCGTGTTTGCACTCCTCGTCGCCCCGCCTGCGGCCGCGACGTTGCTTGCGAAGAATCCGCTGCAGGCGGTCGTGCTCGCGGTGGTGCTCAACCTGACGTGCAGCTGGGGCGGCATCGTCATCGCATACTACACCACGCTGCCGGTAGGATTCATCATCTCGGTCCTCGCCGCGTCGACGTATCTTGCCGCGCGCGTCTATAACGAGCGCGTTCGCGCGTGA
- a CDS encoding TlpA disulfide reductase family protein, which yields MNQRVLAVLSAVVILALIVAGVLYARHASQLQNASTAPVNAAAEMGQKAPEFAIPSTAGYFDLAKVKKPVFLEIFATWCPHCQHETVVLNQLYAAYGSRVAFIAIPGSDTAMDGSSPESQFDVLNFQIRFKVKYPIGAYDPNLTVAKLYLKGGYPTIAIIDRNKTITYLNSGEVPYQELASALNAALK from the coding sequence ATGAACCAACGCGTGCTCGCCGTACTCTCGGCGGTCGTCATCCTTGCCCTCATCGTCGCCGGCGTGCTCTACGCCCGCCACGCGTCACAACTGCAAAACGCGTCGACCGCGCCGGTCAACGCGGCGGCGGAGATGGGACAAAAGGCGCCCGAATTCGCCATTCCCTCGACCGCCGGGTATTTCGATCTCGCCAAGGTCAAGAAACCGGTGTTCCTGGAGATCTTCGCGACCTGGTGTCCGCACTGTCAGCACGAGACCGTGGTGCTAAACCAGCTCTACGCGGCGTATGGCTCGCGCGTCGCGTTCATCGCGATCCCCGGCAGCGACACCGCGATGGACGGTTCGTCGCCCGAATCGCAATTCGACGTGCTCAATTTTCAGATTCGCTTCAAAGTCAAGTATCCGATCGGGGCGTACGATCCGAATTTAACCGTCGCCAAACTCTATCTCAAGGGCGGCTATCCGACGATCGCGATCATCGATCGCAACAAGACGATCACGTATCTGAACAGCGGCGAAGTCCCCTATCAGGAGTTGGCTAGCGCCCTCAACGCCGCGCTGAAGTAA
- the rfaD gene encoding ADP-glyceromanno-heptose 6-epimerase: MNDSFQRPIVVTGAAGLIGSALVWALNRRGIENIIAVDRLDDSEKWRHLVPLRFLDYVDAEDFAECIAEQPDYYGQVGTVFHLGACSSTTETDADYLVRNNYEYTKALAQWALDSEARFVYASSAATYGGLEDGLSDEADLRTLRPLNMYAYSKQLFDLYAQHSGMSAKIVGLKYFNVFGPNEDHKGEMRSIVHKAYEQIRASGSVKLFKSYRPEFADGEQRRDFIYVKDAVEMTIHVAASSLTGLVNIGSGRAQTWLELVRPIFAALGVPERITFIEMPEQLRAKYQYSTQAIIERLRSSGYAAPLTPLAEAVQDYVTNYLVPARVLDPAQQEALSIR; encoded by the coding sequence ATGAACGATTCCTTCCAACGCCCGATCGTCGTCACCGGCGCAGCCGGACTTATCGGCAGTGCGCTCGTTTGGGCGCTCAACCGCCGCGGAATCGAGAACATCATCGCCGTCGACCGCTTGGACGATTCCGAGAAGTGGCGCCACTTGGTGCCGCTGCGCTTCCTCGACTACGTCGACGCGGAAGACTTCGCCGAGTGCATTGCAGAGCAACCCGATTATTACGGTCAAGTCGGGACGGTCTTCCATCTCGGCGCCTGCTCCTCGACCACGGAGACCGACGCCGATTACCTCGTACGCAACAATTACGAATACACGAAGGCGTTGGCGCAATGGGCCCTCGACTCGGAAGCGCGCTTCGTCTACGCCTCCTCCGCCGCCACCTACGGCGGGCTCGAAGACGGACTCTCCGACGAGGCCGATCTGCGCACGCTGCGCCCGTTGAACATGTACGCCTACTCGAAGCAACTCTTCGATCTCTACGCGCAGCACAGCGGTATGAGCGCGAAGATCGTCGGTCTCAAGTATTTCAACGTGTTCGGCCCGAATGAAGACCACAAAGGCGAGATGCGCAGCATCGTTCACAAAGCCTACGAGCAAATCCGCGCGAGCGGCAGCGTCAAGCTGTTCAAGAGTTACCGTCCCGAGTTTGCCGACGGCGAGCAGCGGCGTGATTTCATCTACGTCAAAGACGCGGTCGAGATGACGATCCACGTTGCAGCCAGCTCGCTCACCGGTTTGGTCAACATCGGTTCCGGCCGCGCACAGACGTGGCTCGAGCTCGTTCGTCCGATCTTCGCCGCGCTTGGCGTCCCCGAACGGATTACGTTCATCGAGATGCCCGAGCAGTTGCGCGCGAAGTACCAATATTCGACGCAGGCGATCATCGAACGCTTGCGCTCGAGCGGTTATGCCGCGCCGCTCACACCGCTCGCCGAGGCGGTCCAGGATTACGTCACCAACTATCTCGTGCCGGCGCGTGTGCTCGACCCGGCGCAGCAAGAAGCCCTCTCCATCCGATAA
- a CDS encoding TonB-dependent receptor, which yields MKPFLRRCSGTALIAAALLLFWAVPSLAGDPSAFITGSVMQDGKPVAGAAVTAAGNNLTTHTTTDARGHFRFPPLTLGSYLLTASYGNATGAARVDLTIGGAAITIPLGALKQIAEVAVRSASTVHGSGGDVVLNSTALTEMPYNNTFSEMMIQMPGAARGANGVVHMNGDHGVIDYQLDGVMLPEELNRDIGGEINLNDVSYIDLIEGAYPAQYGLKFGSVFNISTRAGTGPAGFDGNASYGSFGTVNSTIGFHSPLAGGGGYDIAFSGMQTDRGLDPPDFNSPHNQASSVNQFARFTLPSGGNNYTNVTFVHSTATFQIPNDVDFGEPANTDDNENQEDVFLSVQYHHSIGDVGAWNFGPAFKSSNIEDFGDAPGDFAYGETINLTPPPYGNGGTSADCAMDPNPNYLPTTCAVSLNDNRTAFDYIMQSDFTRSYGNHTFQAGATYDGTLVDKYYAVTLQPDNFLAPLLTPATPDAPTTVVDSAPNIGNTYSTYAQDTWRISPIWEADYGVRYDFFTIKSTSFFDGFGSTSPRLKLTRYWSNRANVYAYIGRFFEPPSFENVSPQAAYLLNIPLQCKVPTGAPLSDCLTQPAAQYDLKPERDTDLEIGGHLPLGSGDLGWRVWQKNANDLIDDTQVGVTALHQDINYVLGRISQEALNYTQPLPRGGRAYVAFAHLLSLNSGCETQLLAPCYGQPTGFTPADHEQIWTINGGFLLRDMRGGWFSMDEEYGSGLSSAVCPTQILFCSETPHIIFGAEKGVAIGPKTALTFDIQNLLNDHYYVTLLNAQGNHYAAPRTFSVGVRFSP from the coding sequence ATGAAGCCGTTCCTGCGGCGTTGTTCCGGCACAGCGCTTATCGCTGCAGCCTTGCTCCTGTTCTGGGCTGTACCGTCGTTGGCGGGCGACCCGAGCGCGTTTATCACGGGATCGGTGATGCAGGACGGCAAGCCGGTTGCGGGCGCGGCGGTCACGGCCGCCGGAAATAACCTGACCACGCATACGACGACCGATGCGCGCGGTCACTTCCGCTTTCCGCCGCTCACGCTCGGGTCGTATCTGCTCACCGCCTCGTACGGTAACGCGACCGGAGCGGCGCGCGTCGATCTGACGATCGGCGGAGCCGCGATAACGATCCCGCTGGGAGCGCTCAAGCAAATCGCCGAGGTCGCCGTTCGTTCTGCAAGCACCGTCCACGGTAGCGGCGGCGACGTCGTGCTCAACAGCACCGCGCTCACCGAGATGCCCTACAACAACACCTTTTCGGAGATGATGATCCAAATGCCGGGTGCCGCGCGCGGCGCGAACGGCGTCGTGCACATGAACGGCGATCACGGCGTGATCGACTATCAGCTCGACGGCGTCATGCTGCCCGAGGAACTCAATCGCGACATCGGCGGCGAGATCAACCTGAACGACGTCTCGTACATCGATCTCATCGAGGGCGCGTATCCGGCGCAGTACGGACTGAAATTCGGCTCGGTGTTCAATATCTCGACGCGCGCGGGGACGGGGCCGGCGGGCTTCGACGGTAACGCTTCCTACGGCTCCTTCGGCACGGTCAACTCGACGATCGGCTTCCACTCGCCGCTCGCCGGCGGCGGCGGCTACGACATCGCGTTCAGCGGCATGCAGACGGACCGCGGCTTGGATCCACCCGATTTCAACTCGCCGCATAACCAGGCCAGTTCGGTGAATCAGTTCGCGCGTTTCACGCTCCCCAGCGGCGGAAACAACTACACGAACGTGACGTTCGTCCACAGCACGGCCACGTTCCAAATCCCGAATGACGTGGACTTCGGCGAGCCGGCGAATACCGACGACAACGAAAACCAAGAAGACGTGTTCCTTTCGGTGCAGTACCACCATTCGATCGGCGACGTCGGCGCGTGGAACTTCGGGCCGGCGTTCAAATCGTCGAACATCGAGGATTTCGGCGACGCGCCGGGCGACTTTGCCTACGGCGAAACGATCAATCTTACGCCGCCGCCCTACGGCAACGGCGGCACCTCGGCGGATTGCGCCATGGATCCAAATCCGAACTATCTGCCCACGACATGCGCCGTCTCGCTGAACGACAATCGCACCGCGTTCGACTACATCATGCAGAGCGATTTCACGCGCAGCTACGGAAACCACACATTCCAAGCCGGTGCGACCTACGATGGTACGCTCGTCGACAAGTATTACGCGGTCACACTGCAGCCGGACAACTTCCTTGCGCCGCTGCTTACGCCGGCCACGCCGGACGCACCGACTACCGTCGTCGACAGCGCGCCGAATATCGGCAACACGTATTCGACGTACGCGCAGGATACGTGGCGCATCTCGCCCATATGGGAAGCGGACTACGGCGTGCGCTACGATTTCTTCACCATCAAATCGACGTCGTTTTTCGACGGTTTCGGTTCGACCAGCCCGCGCCTGAAGCTGACGCGCTACTGGTCGAATCGCGCCAATGTCTACGCCTACATCGGCCGGTTCTTCGAACCGCCCTCGTTCGAGAACGTCAGCCCGCAGGCGGCGTACCTGCTGAACATCCCGCTGCAGTGTAAGGTGCCCACAGGTGCGCCTCTCTCCGACTGTCTGACACAGCCGGCGGCGCAGTACGATCTCAAGCCCGAACGCGACACGGACCTCGAAATCGGCGGTCATCTGCCGCTCGGCAGCGGCGACCTCGGTTGGCGCGTCTGGCAGAAGAACGCGAACGACCTGATCGACGATACGCAGGTCGGCGTGACGGCGCTGCACCAGGACATCAACTACGTGCTCGGGCGTATATCGCAAGAGGCGCTCAACTACACGCAGCCGCTCCCGCGCGGCGGACGGGCTTACGTAGCCTTCGCCCACCTGCTCTCGCTGAACAGCGGATGCGAGACGCAGCTTCTCGCGCCGTGCTACGGTCAGCCGACCGGCTTCACACCGGCCGACCACGAGCAGATCTGGACCATCAACGGCGGCTTCTTGCTGCGCGACATGCGCGGCGGATGGTTCTCGATGGACGAGGAGTACGGCAGCGGATTATCGTCGGCAGTGTGTCCGACGCAGATCCTGTTCTGCTCGGAGACGCCACACATCATTTTCGGTGCTGAGAAGGGCGTCGCGATCGGTCCGAAGACGGCCCTGACGTTCGACATTCAGAATCTTCTGAACGATCACTACTACGTAACGCTGCTGAACGCGCAGGGAAACCACTATGCCGCTCCGCGCACGTTCAGCGTGGGCGTGCGGTTCTCGCCGTGA
- a CDS encoding GTP-binding protein yields MNAETDTRVPVTVLTGFLGSGKTTLLNRILSEQHGKRIAVIENEFGEIGIDHELVVGADEEVFEMNNGCICCTVRGDLIRILPSLMKRREKFDYILIETTGMADPGPVAQTFFVDDEISSQLRLDGIVTLVDAKHVSERLVDSSEAKAQIAFADVVILNKTDLVVEADLARLEARIRSMNGAARVLRAQGASVEMNEILDQGAFTLARAKEVDRNFLEPEYPFEWAAIYALDAGKHRLMLAPGPDATMNLAVRRLDGADACALEATLREVTLAFSSERRTVLPDGEIPADGSCAQLQLRGSPMTFSVTIAQRGLYALYTEHRPEEYAMTLAPADGEAKVPSFSRYFKPDHEHDRSISSVGIEHAQPVDADRFNAWLRELVAKRGQDIFRMKGVLNVQGHDRRWVFHGVHMLVTGGPDRDWGDHERANSLIFIGRNLDRYELLSGFEQCLA; encoded by the coding sequence GTGAACGCCGAGACTGATACGCGCGTACCGGTCACGGTTCTAACCGGATTCCTTGGATCGGGCAAGACCACGCTGCTCAATCGCATCTTGAGCGAGCAGCACGGCAAACGCATCGCGGTGATCGAGAACGAATTCGGCGAGATCGGCATCGATCACGAACTGGTAGTCGGCGCGGACGAGGAAGTCTTCGAGATGAACAACGGATGCATCTGCTGCACGGTGCGCGGCGATCTCATCCGGATTCTGCCCAGCTTGATGAAGCGCCGCGAGAAGTTCGACTACATCCTGATCGAGACGACCGGCATGGCCGATCCCGGACCGGTCGCTCAGACATTCTTCGTCGACGACGAGATTTCGTCGCAGCTCCGTCTCGACGGCATCGTGACATTGGTCGATGCGAAACATGTCTCCGAGCGTCTCGTCGACAGCAGCGAGGCCAAAGCGCAGATCGCCTTTGCCGACGTCGTGATCCTGAATAAGACCGATTTGGTCGTCGAAGCGGACTTGGCGCGGCTCGAAGCGCGAATTCGTTCGATGAACGGCGCGGCTCGAGTGCTGCGCGCGCAAGGCGCCTCGGTCGAGATGAACGAGATTCTCGACCAAGGGGCCTTCACGCTCGCGCGAGCGAAAGAAGTCGACCGCAATTTTCTCGAACCGGAATATCCGTTCGAGTGGGCGGCGATCTATGCGCTCGATGCGGGTAAACATAGGCTGATGCTCGCGCCGGGCCCGGATGCAACGATGAACCTCGCGGTTCGGCGGCTGGACGGTGCGGATGCTTGCGCACTCGAGGCGACGCTGCGTGAGGTCACGCTGGCGTTCTCTTCCGAACGGCGTACGGTGCTCCCTGACGGCGAAATTCCCGCCGACGGCTCGTGCGCCCAATTGCAGCTGCGGGGCTCGCCGATGACGTTTTCCGTCACGATCGCACAACGCGGCCTTTATGCGCTTTACACCGAGCACCGGCCCGAGGAATATGCGATGACGCTCGCGCCGGCGGATGGAGAAGCGAAGGTTCCATCCTTCAGCCGCTACTTCAAGCCCGATCACGAACACGATCGCAGCATCTCCTCGGTTGGCATCGAGCATGCGCAGCCGGTCGATGCGGACCGCTTCAACGCGTGGCTGCGCGAGTTGGTCGCCAAACGCGGGCAAGATATTTTTCGTATGAAGGGCGTGCTCAACGTGCAGGGTCACGACCGCCGCTGGGTCTTCCACGGCGTGCATATGCTGGTGACGGGAGGTCCCGATCGCGATTGGGGCGACCATGAGCGCGCGAACTCGCTGATCTTTATCGGACGAAACCTCGACCGGTACGAACTCCTCTCGGGGTTCGAGCAATGCCTGGCGTGA
- a CDS encoding WD40 repeat domain-containing protein: MSAALDVEIFWSAGIESHIADLRWTSDRTTLVAAGVDGDIACIDVKNGTIARRWKAHDFSLSSISVVPGGDRVASCGQDRALRIWSLVDGALTAECELADSWGVRAEFNPSGDVIAVAAGKHLAFVSPTGSLVRQYPPLASTISDIAWHGARLASCGYGGVHVWKTDLDARAGLFEWRGSSLVVAWSPDGRFLATGDQDRTVHFWIVARGKDLEMSGYPVKVKELAWSADSRYLATGGGADVTVWNCSGKGPRGTEPLVLEGHEDRLNALAFSRSGMLASGCDGGEIRLWKPLRGSDSLVTFGTPAAVTKLAWSPDDALLAIGDATGEVHCAAVRM, translated from the coding sequence GTGAGCGCGGCGCTCGACGTCGAGATCTTCTGGAGCGCCGGCATCGAAAGTCACATCGCGGATCTGCGCTGGACGAGCGATCGTACGACGCTGGTCGCCGCGGGTGTCGACGGCGATATTGCCTGTATTGACGTAAAGAACGGTACGATCGCGCGGCGTTGGAAGGCGCACGATTTCAGCCTCTCGTCCATTTCGGTGGTTCCCGGCGGCGATCGCGTGGCGAGCTGCGGGCAAGACCGCGCACTTCGCATCTGGAGTCTGGTCGATGGTGCGCTGACGGCGGAGTGCGAGCTTGCCGATTCGTGGGGCGTACGCGCCGAGTTCAACCCCTCGGGTGATGTCATCGCGGTCGCTGCCGGCAAGCATTTGGCATTCGTTTCGCCGACCGGCTCGCTCGTGCGGCAGTATCCCCCGCTCGCGAGCACGATCAGCGACATCGCGTGGCATGGTGCGAGGCTTGCGAGCTGCGGCTACGGCGGCGTGCACGTATGGAAAACGGATCTCGATGCGCGTGCCGGCCTCTTCGAGTGGCGGGGCTCGTCACTTGTGGTTGCGTGGAGTCCCGACGGGCGCTTTCTCGCGACGGGTGATCAAGACCGTACGGTTCATTTTTGGATCGTGGCGCGCGGCAAAGATCTCGAGATGTCCGGTTATCCCGTCAAGGTGAAGGAGTTGGCGTGGAGCGCTGATTCTCGTTATCTCGCGACCGGCGGCGGCGCCGACGTAACCGTCTGGAATTGCAGCGGAAAAGGGCCGCGCGGCACCGAGCCGCTCGTCCTGGAAGGGCACGAGGATCGACTGAACGCTCTCGCCTTCTCGCGCAGCGGCATGCTCGCAAGCGGTTGCGACGGCGGCGAGATTCGCCTGTGGAAACCCCTGCGCGGCAGCGACTCCCTCGTGACCTTCGGGACGCCGGCCGCCGTTACCAAGCTCGCGTGGTCGCCCGACGACGCGCTGCTCGCGATCGGCGATGCAACCGGCGAGGTCCACTGCGCCGCGGTGCGCATGTAA
- a CDS encoding metal ABC transporter permease, with the protein MIAQMLVDPEVRAALIAGAVVAVLCGAIGVFVVMRRASFAGHAITDVGFTGGAGATLAGVSPLGGLLTFSVLGSLLISRLGDRVRERDIATGTVLTVALGLGSLFLWIQTRYVSEPASLLFGSIFAVQAEVLHVTIVIGSAALIALAVLYRPLLYSTISPDSAEARGVSPGFIGGAFLVLLGVAVAEAAQLVGVLLTTALLVGPASAATYLTKRTSAAIALSMAIGLAVITLSIALAYESYYWPPGGKGWPVSFFVGALSLAAFVAARAEVRRRRLSVLIDEEAE; encoded by the coding sequence GTGATCGCGCAGATGCTCGTGGACCCGGAAGTGCGCGCGGCGTTGATCGCCGGCGCGGTCGTCGCGGTCCTGTGCGGGGCGATCGGCGTGTTCGTGGTGATGCGCCGCGCATCGTTCGCGGGTCACGCGATCACCGATGTCGGATTCACCGGCGGTGCCGGGGCAACGCTGGCCGGCGTGAGCCCGCTCGGGGGACTGCTGACGTTTTCGGTGCTGGGAAGTCTGCTGATCAGCCGCCTGGGCGATCGCGTGCGCGAGCGCGACATCGCGACCGGCACGGTGCTCACCGTGGCGCTCGGCCTCGGATCGCTGTTTTTGTGGATTCAAACGCGCTACGTCAGCGAACCGGCGTCGCTGCTGTTCGGTTCGATCTTTGCGGTGCAGGCCGAGGTGCTGCACGTTACGATCGTCATCGGGAGCGCGGCATTGATCGCGCTCGCGGTGCTGTACCGGCCGCTGCTCTACTCGACGATCAGTCCGGACAGCGCGGAGGCGCGCGGTGTTTCACCGGGTTTCATCGGCGGCGCGTTTCTGGTGCTGCTCGGCGTCGCCGTCGCCGAGGCCGCGCAATTGGTCGGCGTATTGTTGACGACCGCCTTGCTGGTGGGGCCCGCCTCGGCCGCAACCTATTTGACGAAGCGAACCTCGGCGGCGATCGCGCTCTCGATGGCGATCGGTCTTGCGGTCATCACCCTCAGCATCGCTCTGGCCTACGAGAGCTACTACTGGCCGCCGGGCGGCAAGGGCTGGCCGGTGAGCTTTTTCGTGGGCGCACTCTCGCTTGCCGCGTTCGTCGCGGCACGCGCCGAGGTACGTCGACGCCGCCTCTCGGTACTGATCGACGAGGAAGCGGAGTAG